The genomic region TCTGTGTGCGCGCTCCGAACAGCCCGGCCGCCCGGCTCCCCGGGCACCCTCCGCGCCATCAGCAGCCCCGGCCGCCGCTCCTCCCGAGGCCCCAGCCCACGGTCGCTTTagggcgcccccgccccccacgcctGCATGATTTGCGGAGACCCAAACGCAGGAAAAcacgggggcggggcgcggggggtgCTCCGGTCGAGTTGGCCAGGCCCGCTGGAACAGACAATCAGGGTGGGCTCGCCCGGCCAAGGGCTGGTTTTGTGGACAGTCGGCACTGATTTTCCGACCTGCCTCGGGGCTGTGCTTCCTTAAGTCATCTTGGAGCCCCGGCTTCCCGGGCCGCGGGCACCTCCCCAGGACGCGGAGCGACTGGGACCTGGGACAGGGCGCGGCGCCCACTCCTCCGCCCGCTTTCACACCTCGGGACTAACGGCCGCCCTGGCAACGTGCTACTTTTAAAATGACTGTGGAAAAGATCCCACGTTTGCAGGAGCAggcgggccggggaggggggaggcgagGGGTGGGGGGACTGCGCCTGCCCttgctccctcccagccccacggCCAGCCTCCTGACTGCTCCCCCGCGTCCGACCTGGGCGCACAGGTCCCGCCTCGGCTGACACTCTTGCCCCTCACTGGGCGGTGAGCTGGCATTTTGAGACCCACTCAGGCTCCAGGGTTCTCGACAACCAGcgacctcttctttttttttctttgctggtttcttttggtttttgctCTTATCCTGAGACTGATTCTTACCAAGATTTCCCCACTTACTCCTTTGTTCTTCTTGCCCTTTTTCATTTTACAAGTAATGTGTGATTGTCATAGAAAAACTGGAGAATGCAGatggacaaaaggaaaaaaaaaaaacctttaaaaagtgaACCGAAATCCTATCACCTAGAGAACCACAGGTAGCTTTTGGATGACAATCCTTCCAGAGTTTatctccttcaaaaaaaaaaaaaaaaaaaaaaaaagatacgtcAAGTAAATTGtgcataatgagaaaaaaataaaaaaataaaaaaaagaagatatacattcaaatatatatattgcaaaactgGAAGAATGCAAACTGTGGTGTTCTGTAACCTGTGTTTCTTAGAAAAATGTGCTGTCTGTGGCTTCTCTGGCCAATAAAGAAATCCTGGTGGTTGTCTTCGGGTGGCACCCAAGCCCCTTCTAGCCGCGGCGGGAGGCTTCCGTGTGGCTCTGCTGGGCTAACTTGATCTCTTGGGTTCTCCTTGTTGCTCCCCCATGCCTCCCCTCTTCCCGTAGGCATTGGTCTGGCTTCTGTGGTCATCGAGTCCTATCTGAACATCTACTACATCATCATCCTGGCCTGGGCCCTCTTCTACCTGTTCAGCTCCTTCACCTCTGAGCTGCCCTGGACGACCTGTACCAATAGCTGGAACACAGGTATCCATGGTTtcgggccctgggctggggcctcTCCCTGGGGGAAACCCTTGCCTCAGAGCCGGGCTGTGCGGGCCCTGGTGCCATCCTGCTGGCTGACCCTTCTGTGGGAATTTGGACTAGCCACCAGGAGAACCGAAAACCCCACCCGACTGTGAATGTTTTGTGCCACTGCGAGGGGTTAACATCACTCACTCCGTGCCGGGTGCCAGACATAGACAGCTGAGCACAAGCCCCGTGGCCCAGCGCTCTGTGAGCGTGCGGTCTACTGGTAGAAAGGGacaaattaatcaaataattacaaattgCTATGGGTGAACAAAACTGCCGAAACGGTACCACAGTGGGAAGAAAATCGCTGGCTGAGGGCTGAAGATTGAGGAGGAACCCACCATGTGAACAGCAGGCCATCGAGGGGGAAGAGCAGGCACGAGGATGCAGTCCATTCGTGTGTTGAGTGGAGAGAGTGGGCCAGTTCCAGGGGCGGAGGGATCTGAGCTCTGTGTCAGAGGTTGGGTGGCGGGGTGGCCAGAGAAACTGCCAGATTCACTGGAACAAGAGCAGTAGGAGGAACATAGGGAGAGGGGCTGGTCCCATGAACCACCTGGCTGGTCAACTCCTGGAAAATGGGGGCTCCACAGGAAGCTCTTGGGACTGGGAATGATGGGGACTGCCAGGCTGTAAGGTCAGAGGGTCAGGGGGGACTAGGGTGAAAGGGCATCTCTCCCCATCTGGTCCCTAGCTGATGCCCAGCCCCTCTTGTCCTCAACAGAGCATTGCATGGACTTTCTGAACCACTCGGGAGCCCGCACAGCGACCCCCTCTGAGAACTTCACCTCACCTGTCATGGAATTCTGGGAGTAGGTGCTGGGCTTGGATGCCACGTGCCAGGGGCCCCAAGCAGGAAATTTGGATGTCTGAGGCCTGGGACTTGGAGTGCGAGTTTAAGCCTTTCTGTGCACGCTCTCCAGTGcttacccacctccccccacctggCACATCACTGGGACCTGGGGGAGCACTCACAACTACCCATACTTGTCCACTGACACACTCCCAATGACCCCGAGTCCACCTGTGTCCAGCCAGACTCACACATTTACCCATGTCGACTTGCATCCTTGCACCCATCCGCACCCCCAGGCACCCACCTACATACACCTTCACACCTACCGACACGTGTGCCGTGTTCGCTGGTGCATGGCACATGGGCAAATGGTCCGCCCCAGCTCAGCAGAACAGATGGTGCACATCACTCCCCAGCTCCGTGTTCAGTGATGTTATGttagtagcttgaaattggccaaaGTGAGCATACTGGTACTGCAGAAATTGGCAAACCCTATATTCACACCTCTGCCCTTCCACATGACTACGCCCTTACATCTGCCCATGTCCACACGTGTCCATCCTCGTTCTTACAAAGGTCTGCCTGTACCCTCATGCTTAACCAAAACCCACACGTATTTACCAACACCCACATGTGTCTACCCTACACCCTCATATGCGTATGCCCTCATGTCACCCCAAACCCACACATCCACCAACACATACGCATACACATTTCCACCACTCCCCGCATTCTTTAGATACTAAAACATATTCAGCCCCCCTGTTTGATACCCATGTACTTGTGCATCAACCTGCCTATGTAAGTATCTACTCTCCATCTGCTCATCCATACATTACTTACcaccctcactctctctttctctatctctctctgcaCAACAGAGAAAGCTGGATGGTTAGAAAGACAAAGATACCTATGGGATTACGTGATTTGGTCTTCTAACAGCAGGGGCATACAGACCACAGGTGGGAACATGGCGTGGCCATGGGGGGCTGcagtgggatggggaggggaagccTGGAACATGAGATCTGTGGGGTCAGCTCTAAGAATCAAGAGACTTGAAGACAAATGTCAAGTTGTCCCCTTTCGCCATTCacctggttgttttttttttttccatcctcagGAGACGTGTTTTGGGCATCACCTCAGGCATCCATGACCTGGGGGCCCTGCGCTGGGAGCTGGCCTTGTGCCTCCTGCTGGCATGGGTCATCTGCTACTTCTGCATCTGGAAGGGGATCAAGACCACAGGCAAGGTGAGGTGTTCTGGCTCCTGGTAAGCTCTCTGTGGCCCCCAGAAGCCATGGGGACACTCACAGTGTCCCCCTGGAGAACTGAAAGAAAGTAGTGTAAGGGAGAGGCAAGGTGAGAACAGGGGAAACAGTAGGAAGAGTTTAGCTCAGTACAAGGAAAGACTTTCTCTTTCAATATGACTGTAAAAGACCTGTTTACATAAGTAACGTACAGATCAAAATAAGAAACACGGAAGTCCCCCTAATCACTGTACCAGCCAGCATGGTAGATTTGGATCTACTAATCCCCATTGATGTTTTGATATTGCCTTCTAGTTTCCTTTataggtgtgtttgtgtgtatctgtatgtatTATGTGTGTACATGACACAATTAGGATCGTACACTTTTACAACTCGCTTTTTGTAGTATGGTATGAACCAGCAAACAGAACTGTCTTTGAAGTGGTGAGTTTCCAATAATCAAAAGGGTTCAGGCCAAGAATGGACAACAGTGGCTTATTGTACGTGTAGAGAGTTCAGATTTGAGCCATTATTTCCAACCCAGGGAATCTGAGGTTGATACTTCATGCTTTTTAAAGCCAGGAATAGACAGGATACTGACCGTTCTGATTAGCCTGTTCTGGGGGCAGCCTCCCCCTTCCTGGGAttgttgtaataataataaaactagtAACAGTGATAATAACACAGATATTGCTGTCACCTCCGGTAAGGAGCTGAGCTTGCTCAGGGAGCAGAGTGGACCCCTCAGAGTGTCTCCATATCCCAGAGCTCAGGCCACAGCTGCCCCTCCAGACTTAAGCCTGGAAAAGTAGTTTAAGTTTTGCCACAGGTCACTCTGCAGATCTGCTCCCCCTCTGTCACCAGGACCCACCCTCAccagggggcaaagggagaacaGCCAGGATGAGGGATTCCAGGAGACCAgattctggattttaaaatagtctttgaAATATTATGGCTGGAAGCTcgtgcccctccccttccttcctccctccttgcccTGCTGATGTGTATCTCATACTCCACCTGCCTCGAAGCCCGAGACCCGCTAAAATGTGTAAAGGAAGGTGTGGAGAGTTGCAGGTGCTCAGCCCCTCTCGGCGTCTCTAAGGAGGTGTCTGACACTGAGCTGGGTGTCACTCTTGCTGCCTGAGGAGGGCTGACAGGAGGACGGCCATAGGGTCCCTGGCACCTCCTGGCGGCTCTGTCCCCAGCAGGGGTGACCTGAGCCTGTTTCCCTCCAGGTTGTTTATTTCACAGCCACGTTTCCCTACCTGATGCTGATCATCCTCCTGATCCGAGGCATCACCCTTCCTGGAGCCTATGCGGGCATCATCTATTACCTGAAGCCAGATTTGCTTCGCCTCAAGGACCCCCAGGTAGGAACTGGGGACCAGTTTCCCACTGTCTCCCACCCCAAACCACAGCTGTACTTTTGAAAATCTCTGGTTGTTTTTCTCTCGGTTTAAAGGCAATATatctggcgcctgggtggctcagtcagttaagcgtctgcctttggctcaggtcatgatcgcagggtcctgggattgagtccttcattgggctccctgctcagcggggagcctgcttctccctcttccttggctgctccccctgtttgtgctctctctctctgtcaaataaataaaatcttaaaaaaaaaaataaaggcaatgtaTCCCCACTAGAAAACAATTAAAGATCTCTTGTAATCAGCTATATCTCTATGAGCATTTTAGTAGATTTCcttccaactctttttttctagttggtgtgtgtctgtgtgtgtctgtgttttaacaTAGTTGAGATAATTATATAGAGAtgtatcttttttcatttaaattatattgtaagcattttccatgtcattaaattcatttgtaaatgtcattttaaacaCTTGCATATAATATCCATTCAGTCACTCATTCACCCAAAATGTACTGAGGACCAGTTGAGGGCCAGGTAGTGCTCTAAGGACAGAGTGGGCAGTGCGCACAATAGACCAGCCGCCGTGTCCTCTGAGCACTCACATGCAGGGCAGGTGTCATCAGTCTGCTCTTATTCTTGGACATTCAGGTCAGGCACTTTTTTTTATGATCATATATATAGCTGCAATCGACACCTTGTGTTTAAATCTTGGACcacatctctgattatttcctgaCAGTAGTCAGACTTGGAATCACTAAGTCCAAGAATATGTGCGTTTAAGTGTCTTGAAATGTCCTGGCTTTAGAGAAATATAGATTTTCTCCACCAGTATTGGAACGTACCCTTTTTTTCTCCGGGGCCCATGAGAGATTccataataattcattttaaccTTTGATCTACAATAATTTGAGAGATCAAAATAgtatcattttattgttttaatttattttttttttactactgtgAGGTGGGACATTTCCACACAGATTTACtgtgcatttttatttcctcctctaGGACTTGTCTGAGCACATtctttgccccaccccccccttccccaaggagtcctaggtttttttctttatattctaatGAAGTGGCTCTTGGCCCCAGTCTTGGCTGCCTGAGGCCCTCAGTGCTTTGGAGTGAGCCTGGAGCTCTCAGTTCTGCCCTGCCTTATCTGGGCACTGCCCCTCCACCCAAGAAATCCAAGTATGTGGGGTCTCCTGAGTGCCCCCAGAGCCACATTTAAATGGGCCTGCCTGTGAAGTGACATGTGAGTGGAGGGTGGCGAGTGAACGACTCCTGAGGGCACACCCAGGGGCCAGCGGGGTCTGAGGGGCCATGgccagctgccccccacccccgccccctgccactTTCTTGGGGTCTCATGTAGGTGTGGATGGACGCGGGCACCCAGATCTTCTTCTCCTTCGCCATCTGCCAGGGGTGCCTGACCGCCCTGGGCAGCTACAACAAGTACCACAACAACTGCTACAGGTGATTGGCGGAGTGGGGTGCCGgggaccctggggtgggggggctggtcTTCCTGGAGTGTCGCCAGGGAATCGAAGCTTCAGTTCCCAGActgaatttctttcttccctctttttctccctccccaccttccaaTGATCCTTGATCTTggtccctcccccattctctcttccaTCCCTCTCCTCCCGCATCTTTCgcttcccttttccctccccgCTCCCCAATGACTGACTTTGGATCTCTCCTCCCCTGAGggatttcttcctctcttttcccttggctcctccgcctccccgcccccacaggGACTGCATCGCCCTCTGCTTCCTCAACAGCGCCACCAGCTTCGCGGCCGGGTTCGTGGTCTTCTCCATCCTGGGCTTCATGGCCCAGGAGCAGGGGTTGCCCATCTCCGAAGTGGCCGAGTCCGGTAGGTACCACTTTGCTGTCTGGGCCCTGAGGGGAGAACACGGATCCCTCCACCAGGGTCCCAGGCAGGAGTCCCAGGAGCTGGCTGATGGGAAACTTTTTAGCCTCTGTGGGCCCTGCTTGGCACAGAGGAGGGCCTCTTGAACcatgggtggtggggagggagcgggGACTGAGGGTGGGTGGGCAGACCCACAGCTGTAAGCACGAATGGATGCACAAGCCAGCTCCCCAGAACCAGAAGAGCCGAGTGATGGATGAAACTACCCTCCCCTCTTGCACcactcctccacacacacactcacactctctcacacacacacacactcatgcacactcacacagTACCTTGGGAGAAGGCTCTTCCCTGAGGGCGGTGAGAGCAGGAGGGAACTCTCCTGACGCGCCTTGTGCCTGGCAGGTCCTGGTCTGGCCTTCATCGCCTTCCCCAAGGCTGTGACAATGATGCCCTTATCCCAGCTGTGGTCCTGTCTTTTCTTCATCATGCTCATCTTCCTAGGGCTGGACAGCCAGGTTCGTCACCCCGCCCACCCCACcgcacccctccctgccctggcgaCCCTCTTGCCAGCTTCTGCGTTTCTGGCCATTACCTTCCCTCCATCTCCTTTCCCACTGACCATACATTCCAGATCCCCCTCCGCTTTCCGGGGCTTGTCCTTGCAGTTGGTTGGGTGACCCCTGGTCTCAAGACCAACCTATTCTGTGAGGGGGCCACCTGCCTTTTCCCCCCAGGCCTGACCCTTCCCCATACATGGACAGCCCCCTCCAGATGGCCCTCCAGCCTCCTTCCAGCCATTCAGCTCAagctgcccagccctgccccccagccttgGGGACAGAACATgtctccccctccagcccccatgCTGGAACCCTCTGTTGTAGAGATGcggccagggcagggctggccaCCCCACGTCTGCCCTTGACCCCTGTGCTCCTGTGCGTCAGCATGGGTGAGTGGGGAGAGGCGGCCAGGGCAAAGGGCAAGCTGCACCTCTCAccccagctcccctcctgccCGCAGTTTGTCTGTGTGGAGTGCCTGGTGACAGCCTCCGTGGACATGTTCCCCAGTCAGCTCCGGAAGAGTGGGCGGCGAGAGCTCCTCATCCTGGCCATTGCAGTCGTGTGCTATCTGATCGGGCTCTTCCTGGTTACGGAGGTGAGCAGAGGtgtgtgcccccaccccaggtgagGGAGCCAGGGGGCACACCTTCCTCATCGGCTCCTTGGTGGTGTTGACACCGGCTCTGCCCTCATCACAGCGAGGTTGTAGGGACCACACAGTAGAACCTTACCTGTGTTCAGTTAGCTCTTTTGGTGTCAGGTGACAGAAACCAAATGCTAGCCAGCTTGAGTGGAAAAGGGAGTTTTTGGGGGCCAGGAAACTGAAAAGTCTAGAGATAATTGGTTTCAGGTATGGTTGGATCCAGCTGCTCTCCTGACATGGTCAGGAGTGCCATTCTCAGCCAGATTGCCCTCCTGATAGTAAAGAACGCTGGTACAGCTTCAGGCTGACCTGCCGCCACCCCTCCAACCCCCAAGGAAAGAGAGGGACCGTCTCCCAAGAACACGGTGAGTGTCCAGTGCTGGCTCTGCTTCCAgcctggagcagggagaggagaacaCTCAGAGTGAGGTGGTGCCAGGTTCTACGTTACGAGAGAGGATGCTAGGCAGAAAAAACAGTGTATGTCCCACGGTTGCCAAGGTCTTTGAAGCTGTCAGAAGTTGTTGTCCTGAGGTCAGAtgaggggcctgggggcaggggtaggCAAGGCCAACTCCCTTTAGTTGCAAGGAGTGACTTCCCACGGGCTGGGCAGGATGGGGGCCCAGCTGGGTGTTTGCACTCTCGCTGCGGAGCAGGTCCCCTGCACACCCTGGCCAAGGCCCTGCCTAGCTCCACTGACTTCTCCGCAGGGCGGGATGTATATCTTCCAGCTGTTTGATTATTATGCTTCCAGTGGCATATGCCTGCTCTTCCTGGCCGTGTTTGAAGTGCTCTGCATCAGCTGGGTGTACGGtaagtggagggaggagagggagggggagcctctttcccccccccaccaagaaGGCCGTGATCTGCCCAGGAGGAGAGATGGGCTATGCCGGCCCTCTGGTTTCTATAGGTCTTTGTATTGCTGCCCTGGGACGTTCATCCATCTCTGGGACCCCGGGCATTTCTCATTATGGCAGGTAGAGCTGGGTTAAGGTAGTTTCTACAAAACTGATTTCCCGCAATAGTGAGAGGAATTAGAAACAACAGGGAACAGTTTTGTTGATACAGAAGCTGCTGGAAGCCCTTTGCCAGTGGGACTCCTAGCCAGAAGAGAGCTTTAGGGCCACTCTGTCTGAGCATCCCCACATCCCCACATGCCCTTTCTAGGTTATCACCCAGACTTTGCTTGAATACTTCCCTGAACAGGAAACTCATTCCCCTGTTTTTGAGGTAGCTTTTCTCCTTGTGGCTGTTACGCATTCCTTTCTTCTGCGGAAGTGAATTCCGCCTTCCTTTGACTTCCGCCACCAGCCCCCCTCAGTGCTGGGGTGACTAGCCAGTCCTGATGACAGTAGGGGGGGATCCTTTATGCATTGAGTCAATGCACTGCTGAATGCCAAGCAACCTGCTGACTGTGGCATACATAATCTCACAGCTCACACAGCAGCCCTTTGCAGGGGGAggcaaggctcagagaggtaggTCTCTTGCCTGAGCTCACACAGCTAGTACGTGGAGGAGGCATCGTCATACCCAGGACCCTCGGGCTCCACCGCACCAAGTTGGGGGAACGCATTGCCAATGTAACAAGGCTCGGGGCAGAGAGGGTAGGTGGGTGCCATGTAGTGTGCATGAGTGGGAAAGCCGCGAGtaggaaggtttttattttgctaCCCTAAGCCTTCCTGTCTggtgtcctccctctccctggacATGTCTCCTCTCTTCTCACCTCAAGCATCTGAtgtctttctgattttcctcAGCTGCTTCTCAGAACTTGCTCCCAAAGAGGATCTGATAAACTCCATCACAGTGAGTTCTAAAGAGCTGAGGAACTGTAATAGTTTACACCCTCCCAGCAGTATCTGGTTGTTAGCTGGGGGAGAAATTTGGAAGTCAAAGGAATGACTCCCTAATGGGGGCATTTCCTGCACACCGGTGATCAGTGGGAAGTTATTTCTTTGCTGAGGAAGGGCCAGAGAGGCCCTCCAAGGGTCTTTCCCGATCGATCGGTGGCTCTCTCCTCCTTAGAGGACTGGGTGGGCCTGGATCTGGAGCAAAGAAGGACAGTAAACAAAACCAGTCAGTGTTTCTACAAACACAGATGAAGCCTCTTGCCGTGCTTTCCTGACAACGCAGAGTGGTTCCTCCAGAGTCTAGACTGTTGTTCCCTTCCCAGTGGCTTTCTGGCCCTATGTGAGTTTAGCGTTTTAAGCTGGCACAGTGGGACCCTTGCTGTTTTGCTGTTTTGACTTGAAACCGAATTCATCTCTGCGGCATAGATAAATGAGCATTTGCTAGCCATTGTGCCATTTTAGGCCCACACCCTCCTCTGTGGTTAGGATTTAGGGTCTTCATCCCTAGACAAGGGGACGAAGGATTGCACCGAGAGGTTGGGTGACTCTCTCCAGGGCTCCCAGCTTTTTGGTGgcagccccttctccctcctcgCTCCCTGCCTTGTGGCTGGGGTACCAGGGACCCATCTCATTCACGTGCCTTGATCCAGTTTCCCCTcacagggtggggggaagggggcaaaGCCAGGTGAGTCTTCCCCAAATACCCACaagctctctccttcctcctgttcTCGCACTTTTCTCCCACCGCACCTGGGCAGGGGCAGATCGTTTCTATGACAACGTTGAGGACATGATTGGCTACAGGCCATGGCCCTTGGTGAAGATCTCCTGGCTCTTTCTGACCCCTGGACTTTGCCTGGTATGTGCCCACCCAGCTACCCTCCTGCCTCCAGAAGACTCGGGGACGGGGAATAGGATGCCCGAGTTCTGGGGCTGCTTCCCTGCCTATCCAGTTACCTGGGGAGGCTGGTCCATTTCCCTTTCTAGGTTGGTTCTCCTGCCCTTCCTTTCGGGGGctgtctccttcccctgcctcatTCCAGTTCCTGCTCCATTCCTTTCTCTCAGCACCTCCATCTGCTGCCCGACTTCCCAGTTAGTGGTCTCTTTCTGTCTGCCTGCTGAGGGctcctccaccttccctcccttcttcagAGCTCCTCCTGTCTCGgtccttggtggggggggggggggagcatgcATTGGCCCAGGGTTTGTAATGGCTTTTACTAGTCTACCTCAGTGATGCACCACAGTGCATTAACTTGTCCTCTGTCCCTGGATATTGAAGCAGGTGAAGAGAAGATTTCAAGGGCTCTCTGTCTCATCTGCAtccacctctccctccttccaggccaccttcctcttctccttgagCAAGTACACACCTCTCAAATACAACAACATCTACGTGTACCCTCCCTGGGGCTACTTCATCGGCTGGTTCTTGGCTCTGTCTTCCATGGTCTGCGTCCCACTCTTTATCATCATCACCCTTCTGAAGACCCAGGGTTCCTTCAAGAAGGTAGGGGCCAGAGCAAGTGATGCATGAAAGGGGGTTGCTGAGAGAGGTTGTAGGCAGGACACCATGGGTGGAGCCCAGCTCTGAGCGTGGGGCAACCCTTCGGTCTCATGGAATCTTTGAAGACCGGTCCAATGGCTTCATTTTCAGAAATCTTAAAAAGTCCTGGAGTCCTAGACCTTCAGAATCTGACCTCCAGCAGATCATGTGGGCAGGTTGACCAAGGGTAAACTGTCAGAGACttaaggaggaaactgagtcacaacaAGAACTTAAAGGCACCCAGACACAGAGATTTAGAGAGCACAAATTCCTTGCTCCCAGGAAACTAATAACCAGCTATCATGGTTCATTTCATACACAGGCTCCTGGCTTCTTTTCTTATCTTAATTCTGGGGAGCCACATGCAGAGGCTCCCTGTTTAGAATTTAAGACATGCCTTCCTGGAAGGGGATAGAGCATGTCCCACAAAGACATTACACTTGTAAAAATCTAACAGGCCTACAAGTTACAGAAAAACCCAACCTGCAATAAGCAAAtaggcttattttctttttacatcgAGAAGGACCAGAGATGGATGCTGTTGGCATTTGGTTCAGCTGCTTAAAGAGGTCACTAGGGACCAAACTCTTCCTATATTTCTGCACCTCTGTCTGAGCATGTCTTCATCATCATGCTCACCACCTCATGGTCACAAGAAGGTTGTCGTGATTCCAGTCATCACATCTGCATTCAAGGcaagaagcagggggaggagatggTACCAATACCAGTAATAATAGTAGTACTACTCATATAATATAATAGGGACTTACTGATCACattataatagtaatagtaagaagaacaaaaataagcaCTTATTGATCAACTTAcctttgccaggcactgttctctgAGCTgtgtactattattatcttcgTTGTACAGATAGGGCACAGAGGGGTTAAATGGGTTGCCTACAATTGCACAGGTAGTTAGTAAGAGAGCAAGGACGGGAACCTGGCCAGTTCCTGGTCCTAGTCACCATGGTattgtctcttctctcttctcaaaatatttattcccGTATTCACTCAGATTCTACCGACCACCCCCATGTGCCTGGCCCTGA from Halichoerus grypus chromosome 6, mHalGry1.hap1.1, whole genome shotgun sequence harbors:
- the SLC6A12 gene encoding sodium- and chloride-dependent betaine transporter isoform X1, whose protein sequence is MDRKVAVPEDGPPMVSWLPEEGEKLEQEGEDQVKDRGQWTNKMEFVLSVAGEIIGLGNVWRFPYLCYKNGGGAFFIPYFIFFFTCGIPVFFLEVALGQYTSQGSVTAWRKICPLLQGIGLASVVIESYLNIYYIIILAWALFYLFSSFTSELPWTTCTNSWNTEHCMDFLNHSGARTATPSENFTSPVMEFWERRVLGITSGIHDLGALRWELALCLLLAWVICYFCIWKGIKTTGKVVYFTATFPYLMLIILLIRGITLPGAYAGIIYYLKPDLLRLKDPQVWMDAGTQIFFSFAICQGCLTALGSYNKYHNNCYRDCIALCFLNSATSFAAGFVVFSILGFMAQEQGLPISEVAESGPGLAFIAFPKAVTMMPLSQLWSCLFFIMLIFLGLDSQFVCVECLVTASVDMFPSQLRKSGRRELLILAIAVVCYLIGLFLVTEGGMYIFQLFDYYASSGICLLFLAVFEVLCISWVYGADRFYDNVEDMIGYRPWPLVKISWLFLTPGLCLATFLFSLSKYTPLKYNNIYVYPPWGYFIGWFLALSSMVCVPLFIIITLLKTQGSFKKRLRQLTTPDPSLPQPKQHLDGGTSQDGGPSPAREGLIVGEKETHL
- the SLC6A12 gene encoding sodium- and chloride-dependent betaine transporter isoform X2: MDRKVAVPEDGPPMVSWLPEEGEKLEQEGEDQVKDRGQWTNKMEFVLSVAGEIIGLGNVWRFPYLCYKNGGGAFFIPYFIFFFTCGIPVFFLEVALGQYTSQGSVTAWRKICPLLQGIGLASVVIESYLNIYYIIILAWALFYLFSSFTSELPWTTCTNSWNTEHCMDFLNHSGARTATPSENFTSPVMEFWERRVLGITSGIHDLGALRWELALCLLLAWVICYFCIWKGIKTTGKVVYFTATFPYLMLIILLIRGITLPGAYAGIIYYLKPDLLRLKDPQVWMDAGTQIFFSFAICQGCLTALGSYNKYHNNCYSATSFAAGFVVFSILGFMAQEQGLPISEVAESGPGLAFIAFPKAVTMMPLSQLWSCLFFIMLIFLGLDSQFVCVECLVTASVDMFPSQLRKSGRRELLILAIAVVCYLIGLFLVTEGGMYIFQLFDYYASSGICLLFLAVFEVLCISWVYGADRFYDNVEDMIGYRPWPLVKISWLFLTPGLCLATFLFSLSKYTPLKYNNIYVYPPWGYFIGWFLALSSMVCVPLFIIITLLKTQGSFKKRLRQLTTPDPSLPQPKQHLDGGTSQDGGPSPAREGLIVGEKETHL
- the SLC6A12 gene encoding sodium- and chloride-dependent betaine transporter isoform X3, with the translated sequence MDFLNHSGARTATPSENFTSPVMEFWERRVLGITSGIHDLGALRWELALCLLLAWVICYFCIWKGIKTTGKVVYFTATFPYLMLIILLIRGITLPGAYAGIIYYLKPDLLRLKDPQVWMDAGTQIFFSFAICQGCLTALGSYNKYHNNCYRDCIALCFLNSATSFAAGFVVFSILGFMAQEQGLPISEVAESGPGLAFIAFPKAVTMMPLSQLWSCLFFIMLIFLGLDSQFVCVECLVTASVDMFPSQLRKSGRRELLILAIAVVCYLIGLFLVTEGGMYIFQLFDYYASSGICLLFLAVFEVLCISWVYGADRFYDNVEDMIGYRPWPLVKISWLFLTPGLCLATFLFSLSKYTPLKYNNIYVYPPWGYFIGWFLALSSMVCVPLFIIITLLKTQGSFKKRLRQLTTPDPSLPQPKQHLDGGTSQDGGPSPAREGLIVGEKETHL